Proteins encoded within one genomic window of Gemmatimonadota bacterium:
- a CDS encoding chemotaxis protein CheW, translated as MSANSPASMTFSASRETPRWVVFRCARHRFAFLVGQIREIIDARPMARLPGCGPEVCGLANLRGRIVTVFDFGAVLSLDPSVQRPEHQLLVVEGADRQAAFAVEEVLAVVRAATHGLSVSVEDLKVLDAYQEGLLGVGDWGGSPFLALDAESVLERLWVEEDPPSAPTP; from the coding sequence ATGAGCGCCAACAGCCCGGCTTCGATGACGTTCTCGGCATCCCGGGAGACGCCCCGTTGGGTCGTCTTTCGGTGCGCCCGGCACCGGTTCGCGTTTCTGGTGGGGCAGATTCGCGAGATCATCGACGCGCGGCCTATGGCGCGGCTTCCCGGCTGCGGCCCGGAAGTGTGTGGCCTGGCGAACCTGCGGGGACGAATCGTCACCGTATTCGATTTTGGCGCGGTGCTCTCGCTGGACCCATCGGTTCAGCGTCCCGAGCACCAGTTGCTGGTGGTCGAAGGCGCGGATAGACAGGCCGCGTTTGCGGTGGAGGAGGTGCTGGCGGTGGTGCGCGCGGCGACCCACGGACTATCCGTGAGCGTCGAAGACCTGAAGGTCCTGGACGCCTACCAAGAGGGACTTCTCGGGGTTGGAGATTGGGGGGGAAGCCCGTTTCTGGCGCTCGACGCGGAGAGCGTGTTGGAACGGCTTTGGGTGGAGGAGGATCCCCCCAGCGCACCCACTCCGTGA
- a CDS encoding response regulator — protein sequence MGKTVLICDDALFMRTMLGNILKQAGFEVVGEAENGLEAVDRYRELRPDLVTMDIVMPDKGGIDAVRDIVQEHPEARILMCSAMGQQGLVVEAIQAGAKDFVVKPFQPSRVLEAVQRVLG from the coding sequence ATGGGCAAGACGGTTCTGATCTGTGACGATGCGCTGTTCATGCGCACGATGCTCGGCAACATCCTCAAGCAGGCCGGATTCGAGGTCGTCGGCGAGGCCGAGAACGGTCTGGAAGCAGTGGACCGGTACCGCGAGTTGCGTCCCGACCTCGTCACGATGGACATCGTGATGCCGGACAAGGGGGGCATCGACGCGGTCCGGGACATCGTACAGGAGCATCCCGAGGCCAGGATTCTCATGTGCAGCGCCATGGGCCAGCAAGGGCTCGTCGTGGAGGCGATTCAGGCCGGGGCCAAGGACTTCGTGGTCAAGCCGTTTCAGCCTTCGCGCGTCCTGGAGGCCGTGCAACGCGTTCTGGGCTGA